The Candidatus Beckwithbacteria bacterium region GTCAAGCTGAGCGAGATGAGCTCCAGGCTTGGGCTGATGAAAACGGTATCGATATGCAATATGTGATGGGTTTTGGTGGCCCTGGTGGTCATGGAGGCCCAGGTATGGGTGGACGAGGTGACGGTTTTGGACCAGGCGCTCCAGAAGATGCTGGAAATACTCAAACTCAAAGCAACTAAGGACAGGACAGGAATAGAGACTAGTTAGGAATAGATGCCCCGCCAAAAATGGCGGGGCATCTTAATTCATTGTGTAATAATAAAGGCTTTTTTGATTCTCAACTTAATCTCAATATTTCTTCATAGAATAATGTATTACAATAAAATAGTTACTGTATTGGAACTTTATATATGAAATTACCAAATCCTTTCAAATGGTCTCTCAAGGCCAAACTTATTATTCTATTTGTTATTTTAGCTGCCGGTGGTGGTGGCTACTATTACTACACAAAGCAAAATACCAAGACGGCCAGTGAAATCCAAACTACTACAGTTGAAAAAGGCAATCTGATTTCTTCTGTGACTTTGTCAGGTCAGATAGAACAATCTAACTTGATTTCAGTTTCTACCAAAGCTAGTGGCGAGGTCAAAGAAGTGTTTATAACCGATGGCCAAGAAGTAGCAGCTGGCGATAAAATTGCAGAAATTACTTTGGATACCACCGGAGTCAATAATCAGTCTTCAGCATGGGCAAGTTACCTTAATGCTAAGAAAAATGTCGATTCAGCTACGGCTACTCAATATAGTCAGCAAGCCTCCATGTTTAGTTCTTGGGATGATTATATGAAAAAGACAGAAGAAACAAATTTTGATGATCCTAATTCTGATTATCGAAATTTACCAGAGTTTAAAATTCTACAAGATCAATGGTTGGCTTCTGAAGAGAATTATAAGTTACAAGCTATTAATATTAATAGTGCTCAAGCTTCACTGTCTTCAGCTTGGTATAACTATCAACTGTATCAAGCTACCGTTACAGCTCCAGTAGCTGGTAAAATTGTGGGTCTGAATATAGCAGAAGGGCTTTCGCTGGTTGGTTCGGAAAATAGCAGTGGTGGAGCAGTTGGTCAAACTGTAGCTTCAATCAAGACTGATGGTAATCCTATCGCTTCGTTTACTGCTACTGAAGTTGATATTAATCAATTGAAAAGTGGACAAAAAGCTACTTTAACTTTAGATAGTGTAACTGATAAAACCTATCAAGGTACGATTGTGGCTATTGATCGGGTAGGGACTATGACTAGCGGAGTCACGCAGTACACTGTTTTGATTCGCTTTGATGAATCAGATGATAGTGTTTTGACCAATATGGCTCTAACGGCAGATATTACTTTGGATAAAAGAAATGATGTATTAGTAATTCCGGTTGGAGCGGTAGTTGATCGCAATGGTGAAAAAATTGTACGGGTTATGAAAAATGGCCAAGTTCAACCAGTTCAAGTTGAGACCGGTTTAGAAACCGATACCG contains the following coding sequences:
- a CDS encoding efflux RND transporter periplasmic adaptor subunit is translated as MKLPNPFKWSLKAKLIILFVILAAGGGGYYYYTKQNTKTASEIQTTTVEKGNLISSVTLSGQIEQSNLISVSTKASGEVKEVFITDGQEVAAGDKIAEITLDTTGVNNQSSAWASYLNAKKNVDSATATQYSQQASMFSSWDDYMKKTEETNFDDPNSDYRNLPEFKILQDQWLASEENYKLQAININSAQASLSSAWYNYQLYQATVTAPVAGKIVGLNIAEGLSLVGSENSSGGAVGQTVASIKTDGNPIASFTATEVDINQLKSGQKATLTLDSVTDKTYQGTIVAIDRVGTMTSGVTQYTVLIRFDESDDSVLTNMALTADITLDKRNDVLVIPVGAVVDRNGEKIVRVMKNGQVQPVQVETGLETDTEVEIVSGLSEGDVIISSTSGTGTSGSSDKQGSGLMIPGMGGGGGGAGMVRGTMTPPMGH